One stretch of Actinacidiphila sp. DG2A-62 DNA includes these proteins:
- a CDS encoding DUF317 domain-containing protein, with protein sequence MSTLAQPSASRTGAARAQRIEDALSLIAPKWTNWVVQTLAQQHQPMRVREIARRLPFVSEPLVGRRLAQMHADGLLTRGEDLRAPYRLSSRGTSLAPVHQALTDWSHEHFHFPAGGVAGAERVGDAVRRLSLRHTTSVIQALDGGPMRFVHISETVGLDDPYTRQRLIRLQNDGLVTRTGPRHGDPYTLTSAGRALGPVYAAFEHWSNPTANRPAAAAVDTATRTHHAASRPDGIRTAAALHRSPAAPNGLFSHAPAPQPRCRHPSPPSPPPPAVGDPHGPQTRRPADPCSARRSRRRAGPTSPGARLHEHPAARRPAPRPAAPSQPPLLAGSSGTGDAGFAPVAHWPHHYLDDGPCQLLVTSPDGRIRIGWFGDDFELWKISAAEDAVSVPRWTATFNHVTPAEIVAGLTHALAHDYADAETAQGEARFLAARSLYWADCIHPLIEVGWTRGPAEPGTVEIIAPDRQAGALIDNRRYSSDDEAVTLWAGPPGWATRAEAVFSSRTPSHLIAATAAAMTDPTPVLRERHAIHPDVEHLVTLTPVHPPAPAGPRAPTPLDVRRTAVMQAVHRAARNPQTAADLRRPAAALPTRHPTTRAVPVPPQGPARRPTRRPRLATADVREQATAYATTEKR encoded by the coding sequence ATGTCCACCCTCGCCCAGCCCAGTGCCTCGCGGACCGGCGCCGCCCGCGCCCAGCGCATCGAGGACGCGTTGTCCCTGATCGCACCGAAGTGGACCAACTGGGTCGTGCAGACCCTGGCCCAGCAGCACCAGCCGATGCGGGTACGGGAGATCGCCCGACGACTGCCTTTCGTCAGCGAGCCGCTCGTCGGCAGGCGGCTGGCCCAGATGCACGCCGACGGCCTGCTGACCCGCGGCGAAGACCTCCGTGCCCCGTACCGGCTCAGCAGCCGTGGTACGTCACTGGCCCCGGTCCACCAGGCACTGACGGATTGGTCGCACGAGCACTTCCACTTCCCGGCAGGCGGTGTGGCCGGTGCCGAGCGCGTCGGAGACGCGGTGCGTCGGCTGAGCCTGCGCCACACCACCTCCGTGATCCAGGCCCTCGACGGCGGGCCCATGCGGTTCGTCCACATCAGCGAGACGGTCGGGCTGGACGACCCCTACACCCGGCAGCGCCTGATACGCCTGCAGAACGACGGCCTGGTCACCCGCACCGGCCCCCGGCACGGCGACCCCTACACCCTCACTTCCGCCGGCCGGGCACTCGGCCCGGTGTACGCCGCCTTCGAGCACTGGAGCAACCCCACCGCGAACCGTCCCGCTGCCGCTGCGGTGGACACAGCCACCCGCACCCACCACGCTGCCTCGCGCCCGGACGGCATACGCACGGCAGCAGCGCTGCACCGTAGCCCCGCCGCCCCGAACGGCCTGTTCAGCCACGCCCCCGCCCCGCAGCCCCGGTGCCGGCACCCGTCACCGCCCAGTCCGCCCCCTCCCGCAGTAGGTGACCCTCATGGACCCCAGACCCGCCGTCCCGCCGATCCCTGCTCCGCGCGCCGCTCACGACGGCGCGCGGGCCCCACCTCCCCCGGAGCACGTCTTCATGAGCACCCAGCAGCCCGACGACCAGCACCCCGACCAGCCGCTCCTAGTCAGCCCCCGCTACTCGCCGGGTCCAGCGGGACCGGCGACGCCGGCTTCGCACCCGTCGCCCACTGGCCCCACCACTACTTGGACGACGGCCCCTGCCAACTCCTGGTCACCTCCCCCGACGGACGCATCCGCATCGGCTGGTTCGGCGACGACTTCGAGCTGTGGAAGATCAGCGCAGCCGAGGACGCCGTCTCCGTACCCCGCTGGACCGCCACCTTCAACCACGTCACACCCGCCGAGATCGTCGCCGGCCTCACCCACGCCCTGGCCCACGACTACGCCGACGCCGAAACCGCTCAGGGCGAGGCCCGGTTCCTGGCCGCCCGATCGCTGTACTGGGCCGACTGCATCCATCCGCTGATCGAAGTCGGCTGGACCCGCGGCCCGGCCGAGCCCGGCACCGTCGAGATCATCGCCCCCGACCGGCAAGCCGGCGCGCTCATCGACAACCGCCGCTACAGCAGCGACGACGAAGCCGTGACGCTGTGGGCCGGGCCCCCTGGTTGGGCCACCCGCGCGGAAGCCGTCTTCAGCTCCCGCACCCCGTCCCACCTGATCGCCGCCACCGCAGCCGCCATGACCGACCCCACACCGGTGCTCCGCGAGCGCCACGCGATCCACCCCGACGTCGAGCACCTGGTCACGCTCACTCCCGTGCACCCGCCCGCGCCTGCGGGCCCGCGGGCTCCCACTCCGCTCGACGTGCGCCGCACCGCCGTCATGCAGGCCGTCCACCGCGCCGCCCGAAACCCGCAGACAGCCGCCGACCTCCGCAGGCCCGCAGCCGCACTGCCAACCCGGCACCCAACCACCCGAGCAGTCCCGGTCCCACCCCAGGGACCAGCCCGCCGACCGACTCGCCGACCCCGGCTCGCCACCGCTGACGTTCGGGAGCAAGCCACGGCCTACGCCACCACCGAGAAGCGGTGA
- a CDS encoding glycosyl hydrolase — MTAELDLALDGLVPADLGSEQTESVLWAADLKVLAAYHTAPHRSHSYVVAHDTSATWGVPGAPQLVSIEVARDFSLGTFTLESEYHAGLPFAQAWLIERGCPPDKIALAEGDFVKAADEQTLRLEQAIREGGQRYEVLDTWTRDDAPCENWTLVRDSAAADNPVRVFLAVVDPAARTYTVREGAFPDEGTARQWLEDRDTPLPQPPEDHRDADGVRRRVALARSTRAPRATACGLDALPAPFTSAGQRPGPGRSL, encoded by the coding sequence GTGACCGCCGAACTCGACCTCGCCCTGGACGGCCTCGTCCCCGCCGATCTCGGCTCCGAACAGACCGAGAGCGTGCTGTGGGCCGCTGACCTGAAGGTACTGGCCGCGTACCACACCGCTCCGCACAGGTCGCACAGTTACGTCGTCGCCCACGACACGTCCGCGACCTGGGGAGTGCCAGGGGCACCGCAGCTCGTCTCGATCGAGGTCGCCCGCGACTTCAGTCTGGGCACGTTCACCCTGGAATCCGAGTACCACGCCGGTCTGCCGTTCGCGCAAGCCTGGCTGATCGAGCGCGGCTGCCCGCCCGACAAGATCGCCCTGGCCGAGGGCGACTTCGTGAAAGCGGCTGACGAGCAGACCCTGCGGCTGGAGCAGGCGATCCGCGAGGGCGGGCAGCGCTACGAGGTCCTCGATACGTGGACGCGGGATGACGCCCCGTGCGAGAACTGGACCCTCGTGCGTGACAGCGCCGCAGCCGACAACCCGGTCCGCGTCTTCCTTGCGGTGGTCGACCCCGCAGCTCGCACCTACACCGTGCGCGAGGGCGCGTTTCCCGACGAGGGCACCGCCCGGCAGTGGTTGGAGGACCGCGACACCCCGCTGCCGCAGCCGCCCGAGGACCACCGCGACGCCGATGGCGTGCGCAGGCGCGTCGCGCTCGCCCGCTCGACCCGCGCCCCGCGTGCCACGGCATGCGGCCTCGACGCCCTTCCCGCGCCGTTCACCAGCGCGGGCCAGCGGCCGGGTCCGGGGAGGTCGCTGTGA
- a CDS encoding DUF4913 domain-containing protein — translation MPETTPAVPEPGTEPEPFRVADEDLDDLASTLAATIAEVRHHGVILDRLAVEPDTSASAAAPADDAGPVAADAGAAPDSGPPSVFILALGGDAYAAELAALANWVDHLLLPVYGREISTTRPWCDRWYEHLEAVARLHGLWLAWQQLTDADAGLAGPSTWHRDHLDHTLAQLRAPDGPFAACTTSPVRPTHRVLATPAPAATTPSTAGGAQ, via the coding sequence ATGCCCGAAACCACCCCGGCCGTACCCGAACCCGGAACCGAGCCGGAGCCGTTCCGCGTCGCCGACGAGGACCTCGACGACCTCGCCAGCACCCTCGCCGCGACCATCGCCGAGGTCCGACACCACGGCGTCATCCTCGACCGCCTCGCCGTCGAACCCGACACTTCTGCCTCTGCTGCCGCGCCGGCCGACGATGCTGGCCCCGTCGCAGCGGACGCCGGCGCCGCGCCGGACAGCGGTCCGCCCAGCGTGTTCATCCTGGCGCTCGGCGGCGATGCGTACGCCGCCGAGCTGGCCGCGCTCGCCAACTGGGTCGACCACCTGCTCCTGCCGGTCTACGGCCGCGAGATCAGCACCACCCGCCCCTGGTGCGACCGCTGGTACGAGCACCTGGAAGCCGTCGCCCGCCTCCACGGCCTGTGGCTGGCCTGGCAGCAACTCACCGACGCCGACGCCGGACTCGCCGGCCCCTCCACCTGGCACCGCGACCACCTCGACCACACCTTGGCCCAACTGCGCGCTCCCGACGGGCCGTTCGCCGCGTGCACCACCAGCCCGGTCCGCCCGACCCACCGAGTCCTCGCCACACCGGCGCCCGCGGCAACAACCCCCTCGACGGCGGGCGGCGCCCAGTGA
- a CDS encoding DNA cytosine methyltransferase: MWLHVARAVEALRPCLVVIENVRGLLTSSAARRAGDVELCPWCLGDRPDHDLRALGAVLGSLADLRYDTRWLVLRASDVGAPHRRERVFLTAWPAEPAPQDADEQHRQQRRLPAPGQEEERWSRAEPGGRGGVAAADSEGIGRDQGLAEPAARQRRPHSRLGGGLAAAHPPGERHRHPRAPSGRGLASAAVGGGPAAVGADDPGGGGADGRWGPYGAAVARWEMLTRPAPPPTDAGGRLHPRFVEWMQGLPDGWVTATPGLGRPAQLTALGNGVIPQQAAGAVQLLAPPFRRCSRCAGT; the protein is encoded by the coding sequence CTGTGGCTGCACGTCGCCCGTGCCGTCGAGGCCCTCCGCCCTTGCCTGGTGGTGATCGAGAATGTCCGAGGACTCCTCACCAGCTCCGCCGCTCGTCGCGCTGGTGACGTGGAACTCTGCCCGTGGTGTCTGGGAGACCGGCCAGACCACGATCTGCGGGCACTTGGCGCCGTACTCGGCTCCCTGGCCGACCTCCGGTACGACACGCGATGGCTCGTGCTGCGCGCCAGCGACGTCGGAGCACCCCACCGCCGCGAACGCGTCTTCCTCACGGCCTGGCCCGCCGAGCCGGCTCCTCAAGACGCCGACGAGCAACATCGGCAGCAACGGCGGCTCCCAGCACCCGGGCAAGAGGAAGAACGGTGGTCACGGGCCGAACCTGGCGGACGAGGTGGAGTGGCTGCTGCGGACTCCGAAGGCATCGGACGGGATCAAGGGCTCGCCGAACCAGCGGCACGGCAACGGCGACCTCACTCTCGCCTCGGCGGCGGCCTCGCTGCTGCCCACCCCCCGGGCGAGCGACACCGGCACCCCCGGGCGCCGTCCGGGCGCGGGCTGGCGTCCGCCGCTGTCGGCGGTGGTCCTGCCGCTGTGGGCGCGGACGACCCCGGAGGAGGAGGGGCTGACGGACGGTGGGGGCCGTACGGCGCCGCCGTCGCCCGGTGGGAGATGCTCACCCGTCCCGCGCCGCCGCCGACCGATGCCGGCGGGCGGCTGCATCCGCGCTTCGTCGAGTGGATGCAGGGCCTGCCCGACGGCTGGGTGACTGCTACGCCCGGTCTCGGCCGACCCGCCCAGCTCACCGCGCTGGGCAACGGCGTCATCCCCCAACAAGCTGCCGGGGCAGTGCAGTTGCTGGCACCACCCTTCCGCCGCTGCTCCCGCTGCGCCGGTACGTAG
- a CDS encoding DNA cytosine methyltransferase has translation MTGTSNTAPAIGSLCSGYGGLDLGVQAALGGAVVWHAESDPNASRILARHWPGVPNYGDITTVNWGDVPRVCVLTAGFPCQRRLGRRLPRRTRARHPLGAVAARRPCRRGPPPLPGGDRECPRTPHQLRRSSRW, from the coding sequence ATGACCGGGACGTCGAACACCGCGCCCGCAATAGGGAGCCTCTGCTCCGGCTATGGCGGCCTGGATCTTGGTGTGCAGGCCGCGCTCGGCGGCGCCGTGGTCTGGCATGCCGAGAGCGACCCGAACGCCTCCCGCATCCTGGCCCGCCACTGGCCCGGCGTGCCCAACTACGGCGACATCACGACGGTCAACTGGGGTGACGTACCGCGGGTGTGCGTGCTGACCGCGGGCTTCCCGTGTCAAAGACGTCTCGGTCGCCGGCTGCCGCGCCGGACTCGCGCCCGACACCCGCTCGGGGCTGTGGCTGCACGTCGCCCGTGCCGTCGAGGCCCTCCGCCCTTGCCTGGTGGTGATCGAGAATGTCCGAGGACTCCTCACCAGCTCCGCCGCTCGTCGCGCTGGTGA
- a CDS encoding ATP-grasp domain-containing protein, with product MSRSARPVLIVVAGTDPVYRGYCTKQVAAAYDIALIDAKPPTWQGDLVVDHEVADTRDPVAVTAAGLALAERHAIAGVVTWDEYALVPAAALAARLGVPGSTVASMNAARDKAATRRLLAEHGVPSARSIRVRDLTQATAAASRIGYPVVLKPASHAASIGVIRVDDPDELPHRWEFAAAGASAQGPEGRGVLVEEYLRGPEISVECATVGGATTALAVTRKEVGFAPYFEETGHTVTAGDPLLPHVAPIAAQAVRALGISAGIQHVEMRLTTSGPRIIEVNARIGGDLIGTLVRLATGLDLPRIAADIACGNVPALTATAHRTAAITILYPPVSGTLDTVRLPVRPGAEPHWLHQATWLREPGDRVTLPPHGDLTTARVGFLIVTADSPEQARDRLALLTDRLTLTVTA from the coding sequence ATGTCCCGATCCGCCCGCCCTGTGCTGATCGTCGTCGCCGGCACCGACCCGGTGTACCGGGGTTACTGCACGAAGCAGGTCGCCGCTGCGTACGACATCGCGCTGATCGACGCCAAGCCGCCGACGTGGCAGGGCGACCTGGTCGTGGACCACGAGGTCGCCGACACCCGCGACCCGGTCGCCGTCACCGCCGCCGGCCTCGCCCTGGCCGAACGGCACGCCATCGCGGGGGTCGTCACCTGGGACGAGTACGCCCTCGTGCCCGCGGCGGCCCTCGCCGCCCGGCTCGGCGTACCGGGCAGCACCGTCGCCTCGATGAACGCCGCCCGCGACAAGGCCGCCACCCGGCGCCTGCTCGCCGAACACGGCGTGCCCTCCGCCCGGTCCATCCGGGTGCGCGACCTGACCCAGGCCACCGCCGCCGCCTCACGGATCGGCTACCCGGTCGTCCTCAAGCCCGCCTCGCACGCGGCCAGCATCGGCGTCATCCGCGTCGACGACCCCGACGAGCTGCCGCACCGCTGGGAGTTCGCCGCCGCCGGAGCGAGCGCACAGGGCCCGGAAGGGCGCGGTGTCCTGGTGGAGGAGTACCTGCGCGGCCCGGAGATCAGCGTGGAGTGCGCCACCGTCGGCGGCGCGACGACCGCGCTCGCCGTCACCCGCAAGGAGGTCGGCTTCGCTCCGTACTTCGAGGAGACCGGCCACACCGTCACCGCAGGTGACCCGCTGCTGCCGCACGTCGCCCCCATCGCCGCGCAGGCGGTACGCGCGCTGGGCATCAGCGCCGGCATCCAGCACGTCGAAATGCGGCTGACCACCTCCGGCCCGCGGATCATCGAGGTCAACGCCCGTATCGGCGGTGACTTGATCGGCACGCTCGTCCGGCTCGCCACCGGCCTCGACCTGCCCCGGATCGCCGCCGACATCGCCTGCGGAAACGTTCCCGCCCTGACGGCCACGGCACACCGCACCGCCGCGATCACGATCCTCTACCCGCCGGTCAGCGGCACGCTCGACACCGTCCGCCTCCCGGTCAGGCCCGGCGCCGAGCCCCACTGGCTGCACCAGGCGACCTGGCTGCGCGAGCCCGGCGACCGCGTCACCCTCCCCCCGCACGGCGATCTGACCACCGCCCGGGTGGGCTTCCTCATCGTCACCGCCGACAGCCCCGAGCAGGCCCGCGACCGGCTCGCGCTGCTCACCGACCGCCTCACCCTGACGGTCACCGCGTGA
- a CDS encoding MFS transporter, translated as MNTVVTLKTRARPASAGLTGMYLVRATDALAGATAAYAIPLLVLITTGSTALTGVAFVLEWTPRLSAFAFAGALVDRFSAGRVFRVANLVRAATVAFTSAVLLVLPPTGTAVTGVVLAFGAASGLLAEVSYVAVETLGAEAGRRALQPHRVQAAQTGIDQGAALVGPLLGGLLLLVGSRVLMAVVAVLALAAAVCAPGGGSTERGGTSAGLRSGWRTVRRSPALAWLVAGFAVSNLATGVLQAAAPITVIRRFRCSTASVGAVWSTAAVASLLAVWVTRRAIDRWQVWPVGAVAAAVATGACTATALAPGFAFYTAAVALVMASEGAMTVVLRTLRAHLIPRDGFGSTLAVTIIVMLVPLPTAGALVAVVPATGLPHLLLACAVLQGLMLTASFAGLRRHRPVGDPPPAAPAPTTADQRTLQPTSRA; from the coding sequence ATGAACACGGTGGTGACCCTCAAGACCCGGGCGCGTCCGGCGTCCGCCGGGCTGACGGGCATGTATCTGGTGCGTGCCACCGACGCGCTGGCCGGCGCGACCGCTGCGTACGCGATTCCGCTGCTGGTGCTGATCACCACCGGTTCGACGGCGCTGACCGGCGTGGCGTTCGTGCTGGAGTGGACCCCGCGGCTGAGCGCGTTCGCTTTCGCAGGCGCGCTGGTCGACCGTTTCAGTGCCGGCCGTGTCTTCCGCGTCGCCAATCTGGTCCGTGCTGCCACGGTCGCGTTCACCAGCGCGGTGTTGCTGGTCCTGCCGCCCACCGGCACGGCGGTAACGGGCGTGGTTCTGGCGTTCGGAGCCGCGTCGGGCCTGCTGGCGGAGGTCTCGTACGTGGCGGTGGAGACGCTGGGCGCCGAGGCCGGCCGTCGCGCGCTGCAGCCGCATCGGGTCCAGGCCGCGCAGACGGGGATCGACCAGGGGGCTGCTCTCGTCGGTCCGCTGCTCGGCGGGCTCCTGCTGCTTGTCGGAAGCAGAGTCTTGATGGCGGTCGTCGCGGTGCTGGCCCTGGCCGCTGCGGTCTGCGCGCCGGGTGGCGGTTCGACCGAGCGCGGGGGTACGTCGGCCGGTCTGCGGTCGGGTTGGCGGACCGTGCGGCGCTCTCCCGCGCTGGCCTGGCTGGTCGCGGGGTTCGCGGTGTCCAACCTCGCCACCGGTGTGCTGCAGGCGGCGGCCCCGATCACGGTCATCCGCCGGTTCCGCTGCTCCACGGCCTCGGTCGGCGCGGTGTGGAGCACGGCCGCCGTCGCCTCCCTGCTGGCCGTGTGGGTGACGCGCCGGGCCATCGACCGCTGGCAGGTGTGGCCGGTGGGCGCCGTCGCCGCCGCGGTCGCCACCGGCGCCTGCACGGCCACCGCCCTGGCACCCGGTTTCGCCTTCTACACCGCGGCAGTCGCACTGGTGATGGCGTCCGAAGGGGCGATGACGGTCGTGCTCCGCACCCTGCGCGCCCACCTCATCCCGCGCGACGGCTTCGGCTCGACCCTGGCCGTGACGATCATCGTGATGCTGGTGCCGCTGCCCACGGCCGGGGCACTCGTCGCTGTCGTGCCCGCCACCGGCCTGCCCCATCTGCTGCTGGCCTGCGCAGTCTTGCAGGGCCTGATGCTGACCGCATCCTTCGCCGGCCTGCGGCGCCACCGACCCGTCGGCGACCCACCGCCCGCTGCTCCCGCGCCGACGACGGCGGACCAGCGCACGCTCCAGCCCACGAGCCGCGCGTGA
- a CDS encoding IS5 family transposase: protein MSAGRDGYPSDLTDEQWALIEPLLPEPRTGSKGGRREKHPRRRIVDAILYLARTGCQWRYLPKDFPPWPTVYWYFTWWHDDGTVECVHDALRVKVRQADGRNAEPSAGLVDSQSVRAADTVPKATSGFDAGKKTKGRKRFIVTDTLGLLLTVHVLAASVQDRDGARRSLLWTRLDHPTVAKVWADQGFAGRLVQWAADTLRRDLDIVRKQPGQRGFQVQPKRWAVERTFAWITMRRRLACDYERDPAHSETMIRWAMTDVILRRLTRGRPATRPGPRPLRKIAP, encoded by the coding sequence GTGAGTGCTGGTAGGGACGGTTACCCGTCTGATCTGACCGATGAGCAGTGGGCGTTGATCGAGCCCTTGCTGCCCGAGCCGAGGACGGGCAGCAAGGGCGGTCGACGGGAGAAGCACCCGCGTCGGCGGATCGTGGATGCGATCTTGTACCTGGCCCGGACCGGCTGCCAGTGGCGGTACCTGCCCAAGGACTTCCCGCCCTGGCCGACTGTGTACTGGTATTTCACCTGGTGGCACGACGACGGGACCGTCGAGTGCGTCCACGACGCGTTGAGGGTGAAGGTCCGCCAGGCCGACGGCCGCAACGCCGAGCCGTCCGCAGGGCTGGTCGACTCGCAGTCGGTGCGTGCCGCGGACACCGTGCCGAAGGCAACCAGCGGGTTCGATGCCGGAAAGAAGACCAAGGGCCGCAAACGTTTCATCGTCACCGACACCCTCGGTCTCCTGCTGACGGTGCACGTCCTGGCCGCAAGCGTCCAGGACCGCGACGGTGCCAGGCGTTCCCTGCTGTGGACACGCCTCGACCACCCCACCGTGGCCAAGGTCTGGGCGGACCAGGGCTTCGCCGGCCGCCTGGTCCAGTGGGCCGCCGACACCCTCCGCCGCGACCTGGACATCGTCCGCAAACAACCCGGCCAACGCGGCTTCCAGGTCCAGCCCAAGCGCTGGGCGGTCGAGCGCACCTTCGCCTGGATCACCATGCGACGACGCCTGGCCTGCGACTACGAACGCGACCCCGCCCACTCCGAAACGATGATCCGCTGGGCCATGACCGACGTGATACTCCGCCGGCTCACCCGCGGCCGACCCGCCACACGCCCAGGCCCCCGGCCACTACGGAAGATCGCTCCGTAA